The following are encoded in a window of Arachis duranensis cultivar V14167 unplaced genomic scaffold, aradu.V14167.gnm2.J7QH unplaced_Scaffold_165934, whole genome shotgun sequence genomic DNA:
- the LOC127743917 gene encoding secreted RxLR effector protein 161-like, which yields MHPNIKLDKDEHARDVDETRYRGMIGSLMYLTSSSPDIIQSVGVCSRFQSKPKESHLSAVKRIIRYVLGTTDYGLWFPKTDSFQLMGFCDADFAGDRIDRRSTSDMCCFLGKSLIVWSSKKQATVALSTAEAEHIAASSCCSQLLWLKTQLADYKLNVSNIPLFCDNTSAINISKNPVFHSRTKHIEVRFHSIREHVQNGNLNI from the coding sequence ATGCATCCAAATATCAAGCTTGACAAAGATGAACATGCTAGAGATGTTGATGAGACACGCTATAGAGGGATGATTGGCTCTTTGATGTATCTAACCTCCTCAAGTCCCGATATCATCCAAAGTGTTGGAGTGTGCTCAAGGTTTCAATCAAAGCCTAAAGAATCCCATCTCTCAGCTGTCAAGAGGATCATCCGATATGTGCTTGGTACTACtgattatggtttatggtttcctAAGACTGATTCCTTTCAATTAATGggtttttgtgatgcagattttgctgggGATAGAATTGATAGAAGAAGCACTAGTGACATGTGTTGCTTTCTTGGGAAATCACTCATTGTTTGGTCAAGCAAGAAGCAAGCTACAGTGGCACTCTCAACAGCTGAAGCTGAGCATATTGCAGCCTCCTCTTGTTGTTCTCAATTATTATGGCTAAAAACTCAATTAGCTGACTATAAGCTGAATGTTTCTAATATTCCATTGTTTTGTGACAACACGAGTGCTATAAATATTTCCAAAAACCCTGTTTTtcactcaagaacaaagcacattgaagtTCGATTTCATTCTataagagaacatgtgcaaaatggaaatttaaatatttag